GCTTACTCCTTTGTGATTCGCCAAGTTAACCGTGGTTGAATGATCCCCCACCCTGGTAAGTTACCATCAAACTGTGGATCGGTGTTGAGGATATCAAATGCCATACATCTATACGCATAATGATAGGACTCAACACGATAATGCTCTGCTCCTAAATCGATATAGTAGCGTCCTGCTGTTAATAGTTCTCCCGGAAATTGAGCAATAGCTCGATAACAACCTGCTTGATATGCTGTTTGATAAACAGCCCAGGAAAATAACACATGAATTCCCTGCTGATTTACAAGACGAATGGAGACAGAGAGTTGGCTAATAAACTTACAAGCCTCAAAAGTTATCTCTATGAAGAAGGGTAAGCGACAGTCTATTTCGGCGGCGAACTCACCTTGATGATTATAGACAGCGACTTGGCGAAGTACAACACCTTTGTTAATTTCTGGTTCTGGGAGAGCTGTGTAGGATAACTTCTCGGCTGCCTCAGCTAGATAGGTTTCAATGACTGCGTTAGGCTGACCGGACTCCAACAGTTGCCCATCTTTTAGGAGTATTACTCGTTGGCATAGTTCCAAGATAGTACTCATATTGTGGCTAACGAACAATACAGTACGTCCTTCCGTTGTAGAAACTTCTTCAATTTTACCCAAACACTTTTTTTGAAAAATGGCATCCCCTACAGCGAGGACTTCATCGACGATCAAGATTTCTGGTTCTAGGTGGGCAGCAACGGCAAAGGCGAGGCGGACGTACATGCCGGAGGAGTAGCGTTTGACGGGGGTGTCGATGTATTTCTCTACGCCAGCAAAGTCTACGATTTCGTCAAAGCGCCGATCGATCTCCCGCTTTTTCATGCCCATGATGGTGCCGTTGAGGTAGATATTTTCCCGTCCGGTGAGTTCGGGGTGAAAGCCAGCGCCGACTTCTAGCAAGGAGGCAACTCGTCCGTGAATCTCGGCATAGCCTGTAGTAGGTTCGGTGATGCGAGAGAGAATTTTCAGTAGGGTACTTTTGCCTGCGCCATTGCGTCCGATGACACCAATCACTTCACCTTGTTTGACTTCAAAGGAAACATCCTTGAGTGCCCAAACAATCTCGTCGTGAGTGGGGGGACGCAGGGTAGTGTTGAG
The Cyanobacteriota bacterium genome window above contains:
- a CDS encoding ABC transporter ATP-binding protein, with protein sequence MTDIAIRVENLSKQYRIGVQDKPPQSLRQAVSNFLGSPFKYLNTTLRPPTHDEIVWALKDVSFEVKQGEVIGVIGRNGAGKSTLLKILSRITEPTTGYAEIHGRVASLLEVGAGFHPELTGRENIYLNGTIMGMKKREIDRRFDEIVDFAGVEKYIDTPVKRYSSGMYVRLAFAVAAHLEPEILIVDEVLAVGDAIFQKKCLGKIEEVSTTEGRTVLFVSHNMSTILELCQRVILLKDGQLLESGQPNAVIETYLAEAAEKLSYTALPEPEINKGVVLRQVAVYNHQGEFAAEIDCRLPFFIEITFEACKFISQLSVSIRLVNQQGIHVLFSWAVYQTAYQAGCYRAIAQFPGELLTAGRYYIDLGAEHYRVESYHYAYRCMAFDILNTDPQFDGNLPGWGIIQPRLTWRITKE